A genomic stretch from Papio anubis isolate 15944 chromosome 18, Panubis1.0, whole genome shotgun sequence includes:
- the SLC38A8 gene encoding putative sodium-coupled neutral amino acid transporter 8 isoform X2 — protein sequence MEGQTPGSRDLPEKSHPAAAAATLSSMGAVFILMKSALGAGLLNFPWAFSKAGGVVPAFLVELVSLVFLVSGLVILGYAAAVSGQATYHGVVRGLCGPAIGKLCEACFLVNLLMISVAFLRVIGDQLEKLCDSLLSGTPPAPQPWYTDQRFTLPLLSALVILPLSAPREIAFQKYTSILGTLAACYLALVITVQYYLWPQGLVRESRPSLSPASWTSVFSVFPTICFGFQCHEAAVSIYCSMHKRSLSHWALVSVLSLLACCLIYSLTGVYGFLTFGTEVSADILMSYPGNDMVIIVARVLFAVSIVTVYPIVLFLGRSVMQDFWRRSCLRGWGPRALADPSGLWVRMPLTVLWVTVTLAMVLFMPDLSEIVSIIGGISSFFIFIFPDKK from the exons ATGGAGGGACAGACCCCAGGAAGCAGAGACCTTCCAGAAAAGTCTCACCCTGCCGCGGCCGCTGCCACTCTGTCCTCAATGGGTGCCGTCTTCATCCTCATGAAGTCCGCGCTGGGAGCTGGCCTGCTCAACTTCCCCTGGGCCTTCTCCAAAGCGGGCGGCGTGGTCCCTGCCTTCCTGGTGGAGCTG GTCTCCTTGGTCTTCCTGGTCAGCGGGCTGGTCATCCTGGGCTATGCTGCTGCTGTCAGTGGCCAGGCCACCTACCACGGCGTGGTCAGGGGGCTCTGTGGCCCCGCCATCGGGAAGCTGTGTGAGGCCTGCTTCCTTGTCAACCTGCTCATGATCTCCGTGGCCTTCCTCAGGGTGATCGGGGACCAGCTTGAGAAGC TATGTGACTCCCTCCTGTCTGGCACCCCGCCCGCCCCGCAGCCGTGGTACACAGACCAGCGCTTCACCCTGCCCCTGCTTTCCGCGCTGGTCATCCTGCCCCTATCCGCCCCACGGGAGATCGCCTTCCAGAAATATACAAG CATCCTAGGCACCCTGGCTGCCTGTTACCTGGCCCTGGTCATCACCGTGCAGTACTACCTCTGGCCCCAGGGCCTCGTGCGCGAGTCTCGTCCTTCACTGAG CCCTGCCTCCTGGACCTCTGTGTTCAGTGTCTTCCCCACCATCTGCTTCGGGTTTCAG TGTCACGAAGCTGCTGTCTCCATCTACTGTAGCATGCACAAGCGGAGCCTCTCCCACTGGGCCCTGGTCTCCGTGCTGTCCTTGCTGGCCTGCTGCCTCATCTATTCACTGACGG GGGTTTATGGCTTCCTGACCTTTGGGACAGAAGtttctgctgacatcttgatgTCCTACCCAGGCAATGACATGGTCATCATTGTGGCCCGGGTCCTTTTTGCTGTCTCCATCGTAACTGTCTACCCCATCGTGCTCTTCCTGGGGAG GTCGGTGATGCAGGACTTCTGGAGGAGAAGCTGCTTGCGGGGATGGGGGCCCAGGGCCCTGGCTGACCCCTCAGGGCTGTGGGTCCGGATGCCGCTGACTGTCCTGTGGGTCACCGTGACGCTTGCCATGGTGCTGTTTATGCCCGACCTCAGCGAGATCGTCAGCATCATCGGAGGCATCAGttccttcttcatcttcatcttcccAG ACAAGAAGTAG